Proteins co-encoded in one Acinetobacter lwoffii genomic window:
- a CDS encoding AraC family transcriptional regulator, whose amino-acid sequence MDALSKIFDDIHLEKSEYLYLNVFHPGGFDYQHEPFMLAYILLQGQAQLKFMNGDRLELQQGDLVLLPAGSSHHVSCPDNADFSEHHAINPYFQSNVQQCIDLNRENSADYSFILAIRSSLDIQMAKPLLSALPKYLHIQHILGDTAPEWLQVGLQFLALETQQLRPGRDKILDHLVSILLIECVRDYILNLENASSWLNALSHPELSNALAAIHGKPEQFWTVESLAEQCHMSRSKFAQLFTQIVGEPPLAYLQQHRLRLAAQYLRNSGFGIQQIAYLVGYSSETAFSQSFKKQFEQTPTQYRLNCQKNQSLLPD is encoded by the coding sequence ATGGATGCTTTAAGTAAAATTTTTGATGATATTCATCTGGAAAAATCGGAATATCTTTATCTGAATGTGTTTCATCCGGGCGGCTTTGACTATCAACATGAACCCTTTATGCTGGCCTATATCCTGTTACAAGGACAGGCGCAATTAAAGTTCATGAATGGTGATCGACTGGAGCTGCAACAAGGTGATCTGGTGCTATTACCCGCAGGTTCCTCCCATCATGTTTCCTGCCCAGACAATGCCGATTTTTCTGAGCACCATGCGATTAATCCTTATTTTCAGAGCAATGTACAGCAATGTATTGATCTCAATCGGGAAAATTCGGCGGATTATAGTTTCATACTGGCTATTCGTTCTAGCTTGGATATCCAGATGGCCAAACCTCTTTTGAGTGCATTACCTAAATACCTGCATATTCAACATATTCTGGGTGATACGGCGCCAGAATGGTTACAGGTTGGCTTGCAGTTTCTGGCACTGGAAACCCAGCAGCTTCGTCCCGGACGTGACAAGATTCTGGATCATCTGGTCAGTATTTTACTGATTGAATGCGTACGTGATTATATTTTAAACCTGGAAAATGCCTCGAGCTGGCTAAATGCGCTCTCGCATCCGGAACTATCCAATGCACTGGCAGCGATTCATGGCAAACCTGAACAATTCTGGACTGTAGAAAGTCTGGCCGAACAATGTCATATGTCACGTTCCAAATTCGCCCAGTTATTTACCCAGATTGTCGGTGAACCGCCCCTTGCCTATCTGCAACAGCACCGCCTGCGTCTGGCAGCGCAATATTTGAGAAATAGTGGATTTGGTATCCAGCAGATCGCTTATCTGGTTGGTTATTCATCCGAGACGGCGTTTAGTCAAAGTTTTAAAAAACAGTTTGAACAGACGCCGACCCAATACCGGCTGAATTGTCAGAAGAACCAGTCTTTATTACCAGACTAA
- a CDS encoding alkane 1-monooxygenase: MNAPAQIQKAQFTQEASALKGVKLDKKRFGWLLSPGLPVIGMGILAGYHFGPKATQKVFAMGGPLLLHVIIPTLDALIGDDANNPNDEQIKALVNDPYYDRIVKTFIPLQMAANAFAGYVVSRPNMSLLDQVLLGVSMGAINGVGVNTAHELSHRPQKKDHYWSHASLMPLGYNHFRIEHPYGHHKRVATPEDPASSKMGESFYRFWPRTVIGGLKSAIQIEKRRLERKGLKFFNQENELFHGWAMSAGYHALMLKAYGKKIIPYTLTQAFYGVSLFEIVNYIEHYGLKRGQKADGSYERTLPEHSWNNNNIVTNLFLYQLQRHSDHHAFPSRPFQALRHFDEAPELPSGYATMLIPALIPPLWYKIMDQRVYQHYQGDLSKANILPSKRAKLFKKFGVNNSTA; this comes from the coding sequence ATGAATGCCCCTGCACAAATCCAGAAAGCGCAGTTTACGCAGGAAGCGTCGGCACTAAAAGGTGTAAAGCTGGATAAAAAACGTTTTGGCTGGTTGCTCAGCCCAGGTCTGCCTGTGATCGGAATGGGAATTCTGGCCGGTTATCATTTTGGTCCTAAAGCCACTCAAAAAGTCTTTGCAATGGGCGGGCCTTTATTATTGCATGTCATCATTCCGACATTGGATGCTCTGATTGGCGATGATGCCAATAACCCAAATGATGAGCAGATCAAGGCACTGGTTAACGATCCTTATTATGACCGCATTGTAAAAACATTTATTCCCTTACAAATGGCAGCCAATGCCTTTGCTGGCTATGTCGTAAGTCGCCCAAATATGTCTTTGCTAGATCAGGTATTGCTGGGAGTTTCTATGGGTGCGATTAATGGTGTGGGGGTGAATACCGCACATGAACTCAGCCATCGTCCACAGAAAAAAGACCATTACTGGTCTCATGCCAGCCTGATGCCTTTGGGCTATAACCATTTCCGGATTGAACATCCTTATGGACATCATAAACGGGTAGCCACGCCTGAAGATCCGGCATCTTCAAAAATGGGTGAATCTTTTTACCGTTTCTGGCCACGTACCGTAATAGGCGGATTAAAATCTGCAATCCAGATTGAAAAAAGACGGCTCGAGCGTAAGGGACTGAAATTCTTTAATCAGGAAAATGAGCTGTTTCATGGTTGGGCCATGAGTGCCGGCTATCATGCCTTGATGCTAAAGGCGTATGGCAAGAAAATTATTCCTTATACACTGACACAGGCATTTTATGGCGTTAGCCTGTTTGAGATTGTGAATTATATCGAGCACTACGGACTGAAACGTGGACAGAAAGCGGATGGCAGTTATGAGCGAACCTTGCCGGAACATAGCTGGAATAACAACAATATCGTAACTAATCTGTTTTTGTATCAGTTACAACGCCATTCTGATCATCATGCTTTTCCAAGCCGTCCATTTCAGGCGTTGCGGCATTTTGATGAAGCGCCAGAATTACCCAGCGGTTATGCAACCATGCTGATTCCAGCCTTGATTCCACCTTTATGGTACAAAATCATGGATCAGCGGGTATATCAGCACTATCAGGGCGATTTAAGTAAGGCTAATATCTTGCCTTCCAAGCGTGCCAAGCTATTTAAAAAATTTGGTGTAAATAACTCTACAGCTTAA